In Candidatus Hydrogenedens sp., the genomic window ATTGTTTCAAGAACACACCACCTACAATGGTTGATGCTTCTGATTTTGGACCAATATTAGCAATGTCTGCAAAATCAGACTGTATGAGTTTATCATAATCCTCCCACAGAGGAAGTTTCCAGAGGCGTTCTCCCGTTTTTTCGCCTGCTTTTATAAGTTCTTCTGATAATTCGTCGTTATTGCAGAGAAGCCCTGCGGAATAATGTCCCAATGCAATAATGCAACCGCCGGTAAGCGTAGCAACATCTATAATTTGCTGCGGAGAATAGTTCTTTTGGGCATACGATATGGCATCGGCTAAAATTAGGCGTCCTTCTGCATCGGTATTCAGCACCTCAACTGTTTTCCCGCTATATGTTTTTATAATATCGCCTGGAAGTAATGCTGAACCGCCGGGCATGTTTTCTACCAAGGGGATAATCCCAACAACAGGAACATCGGATTTAATTTCAGCAAGAGCGTTGATTGTCCCTAATACAACACCAGCACCTGCCATATCGTATCGCATTTCATGCATATCATCACGCGGTTTTAAGCAAATACCCCCTGTATCAAAAGTTACCCCTTTCCCTATAAGGGCAATAGGTTTTTTCGAAGTAGAATTAAGATTGTATTCAAGGACGAGAAGCAGAGGGTCATTTTTGGAGCCTTTCCCTACGGCAAGAATGCTGTTCAGCCCTTGTTCCTCTAATGAATTTTTATTAAGTATATAAGTTTTAATTTGTGTTTTCTGACAAATATCCTGTGCAAAATCGGCAAAGAATTGAGGAGTTAATTTATTAGCAGGCGAACAAATTAATGACCGAGCCATTGTAACAGCATCGCAAATTATAACCGTTTTATAGCATTGATTACTCCGCTCAGATATATCATTGTCTTTTGATACAATAAATGTAATATGAGTAATTTCGGTAGGTTTTTCTTTTTGTGTAAAGTCTGAACTTTTATATTGCTCAAAATTATATTGGCACAGCATAATCCCTTCTATAAATGGATTAATATGCTCAGAGAGGATATTTGACCAATCACAAACCAACTCTTTGATTTTATTTGCTTTGCTACATTCAATTACTTTAGCCGATATTCTGCGAATTTTTTCAGAAGTTATTTTATCCTGAGGACCCAATCCAACGAGAATGGTTCCTGCAAAAGGTGCATTGATAAAGGAGACGAATAAAACTTCGTTCTCTTTGCCATGGAATAAATCACGGTCTATCATCGCTTGAACGGTTAATTCCTGTTCCTCTGAGAGTAACGAACATTCAACAGGAAGATTGTTCTCATAAACAGGGATGAGTAAAGCAGAATTCCAGTTCCAGTCCATAGTGGATTGAGGATGAATAACAGAGATTTTCATAAAACATCCCTCCTATTTATAGGATTTGTTAAAGGTGAATTTTTTAAGGTTTTTAAATATTCTGCTTCCAACCAATGGCCACGGAAACCTATGACGCGTGCAGAAATCAGGTCTCCAATATTCAGGTTATCTCCTGATACAGTAATAGAACGGTAAGAATTCGTTCTGCCGTTCCAGAAATTTCTATTCCTCGGATGTTTTTCTTCAATAAGGACTTCTTGCTCGGTATGGATTAATTGTTCCATAGCAGATTGATTGATTTTTTCCTGTAACTCGATTAATTGGGCTAATCGTTCCTCTTTAACTTTTCGTGGGACTGTATCCCCTAATTTTTCCGCATGAGTATTGGGTCGTGGCGAATATTTGAACGGATAAATTTGACTGAATTTAACCTGTTCCACTACCTTCAGTGTCTCTTGAAAGTCTTCTTCGGTTTCTGTCGAAAATCCAACAATCAAATCTGTGCTGATTTCGATATCGGGAACTTTCTCGTGTAGATACTCAATATGTTCTATATATTGCTCAATTGTATGTTTCCGTCGCATAAGTTTTAAGATTCGGTTTGAGCCTGATTGCAATGGTAAATGAATATGGCGTGCTATATTTCTTCGTTCCGCAATTAAATCAGACAACTCCTTACTCCAGTCGTATGGATGTGGTGATGTAAAACGGATACGCCATAGGTTGTCTATATTAGACACATCTCTTAATAGTTGAACAAACGAATAGTCGGGACGAAATTTATAAGCATTTACATTCTGCCCCAATAACCATATTTCACGAATTCCTTCGGCAACTGTGGATTGCACTTCTTGCAAAATATTTTCTGGGGTGCGATATACTTCGCGTCCTCGTGTCCGTGGAACAATGCAAAAGCTACATGCGTTATTGCAACCTTTGCTAATGGCGATATACGCTTTTATTCCTTCGCGATGTCCTTTTTCAAGCCATTCGTTTGGAATGAAATCAAATACAGGGGGTTTGGGATATGTCCGATGAGTAACACAAATTCGTTCTCCTCTGCGAACACGCTCAATCAATTCAGGCAACTCAAAATAATGGTCAGGGCCTATAACCAAATCCACAGTTGGCTCTCGCTCCAAAATGTTATCTCCTTCCTGCTGAGCAACACAACCACATACAGCGATAATCGTTTCAGGTCTCTTTTTCTTTATTGGGCGAAGCGTGCCTAACAAACTATAAACCTTATTTTCAGGATTTTTACGGACTGAACAGGTATTAATTAAAATTAGATGTGCCTTCTCCGGTGTGTCTGTAGTAGCGAATCCCAATTGGTCAACTATAGCCACAATACGAGCACTATCATGTTCGTTCATTTGACAGCCAAATGTTTTTATATATACATGTTCCATTTTGTTTCAACTTTGTTTATCACGATTAGATTTATTATCTAGAAAATAGAATTATAAAAAAGAAATTCAAAGACAACAAATTTATCGTCTATCCGAATATAAAACGGTGAACAAAAAATGGGATAATACAAATCTGTCCTTTATCCTGACTTTAATTTTTTCTGGATGTGTTCGGCTACTTTTAGGATTATATTTTCAAGGGATGTTTGAGGAGTGTAGCCGATAGCCTGTTGTATCTTTTTCAAACAAGGGACACGGTGTCTCATATCTTCATAGCCTTCGGGATATGCTTCAGCATAGGGAATAAGTTGGATAGTGGAGGGACTTTTTGTAAGTTCAATTACCTTATGTGCAAGGTCAATGATTCGAACACTTTTGTTATTCCCCAAATTGAATACCCTACCACATAAATCGGGTCGCTCTATAATCTGAACTAAAGCCGGGACAATGTCTCCAACATAGGCAAAGGAACGGGTCTGTTGTCCATCTCCGAAAACACGAAGAGGTTCCCCTTTTAATGCTTGGGTAATGAAGTTTGGTAATACCATTCCGTATTGCCCTGTTTGGCGAGGTCCTACAATATTAAATAGTCGAACGATATAAACGGGGTGTCTCTTTTCTTTCCAGTAAGCAAGAGCAAGAAATTCATCAATTGCTTTTGATGCGGCATAGCACCAACGATGACGATGAGGAGGACCTATAATCTGGTCATCCTCTTCTTCGAAAACTTCTTTCATACTTTTGCCATATACTTCACTTGTTGATGTTATGAGTAATGGGCGACGATAGCGACAGGTTTCTTCGAGAACGGTTTCTGTTCCACGAATGTTATTTACAATAGTCTGGATAGGATTGTTGATTACCAGGTTCACACCTACCGTTGCCGCTAAATGAAACACCATGTCCACATCTTTCACCAAGTCATGGACTATATCCTGATTTAATGTGGAATCAATGATACATTCCACTCCACGGATATGCTCTATATTTTCAAATTTGCCCGTGCTTAAATTGTCCAGCACAATAACATTATCGCCTCGTTGAATGAGGAATTCGCATAGATGGGAACCAATAAAACCTGCTCCACCTGTTATTAATACTCGCATAAAAATTCCTTCCTTTGATAAAGCCAGAAGATAAATGATTATAAAGGATTATACCTGTCTGATAAAAATGAGGGAATATGTTTCTGTTTATGGGTAGTCGTAAATCAGAATCTATAGGAAGAAAAAATAGACAAATCTTATTCTTTTTTTATATTAATAAAGAATTAACTTTTTATTTTTATAATAAATTAGGAAAAAAAATATAGGAAAATTAGCATGTAAAAAATAATATTATCACAATAACATACTTGACAAATAAATATTAATAATGTAAAATATTAGTTAGGAAACTTCTCGAAGAAGTATTTAGTATAGATTGAAGTTTAAAATGAAAACATTAACTAAACTAAAGAAGGATTTAAGCAGTGGACCAGGTAGTATCTACATCATCCGGCATTCGGTATGTCGGGAAAGTTAAATGGTTTAATGACCGCAAGGGCTATGGTTTTATTATTAATGAATTGGGCGAGGACATATTTGTCCATCATACAGAAATCCGCATGAGAGGTTTTCGCACCCTTCGTGAAGGCGAAAAGATAACCTTTGAACTGGTGCAAGGACCGAAAGGTTTACTTGCAAAAAATGTAAGTAGAGTGCGAATGTAAAATAAAACCTGTTTGAATTATAAAAATTAGAGGGGAATTCAAAAGGAAGAGGGATGTTTGTATTATTTTGTAAGATTGAGTAATAATATTTTGCATATAAGAATTTGTTTTGAAAATTATAATCCAATTTGTAATTCAACTTAAGAAAGGAAAAAGATATGGGTAGTTTCATTCTCATGATGAGTTTGACTATGTTTACACAGGTGTCAGACTGGGTCTCTCTTATTGAAAATAATACATTAGACGGATGGAAACCCTTAGGGGGAGAATGGACAATTCAGGACGGAATTATCAAAGGAAAGTTAACAAAAACACCAGCAGAAAAAGATAAACAAGTGAATATATGGCTTCTTTATACAAAAAAAGAATTTGCAGATTTTGAGTTTGAGTGTGAATTTCGAACTCTAAATCCCATCAATGGTGGAATTCAGTTTCGGACACAATGGTTGCCTTTATTACCAGTGCCTGAAAATGTTCCACTTGAACAAGTGAAGTATGATTGTTATGGCTATCAGGCGAATATTGAAACGCGTGAACGATTTGGAACGGGCAGAATTATTGAAGAGAATGGCAGGGGTTTATTAGCAGAACCTGCTCGCGATGCAGTAATGACACTGAAACAGCGAGATTGGAATCGTATGAAGGTGGTCGCCGTTGGACCTAAGATTGAGGTCTATCTTCACGATGTTTTAGCAGCGACTATTGAAGATGATAACTACATTAAAGGATATATACTTTTACAAGTTCGCGCTGATGAAGTAATTCCCGAAACAGCGGAAATAGAGTATAGAAATATCCGCATAAAAGATTTGGGTCGAAGTGGAGAATGGCAGTGTCTTTTTAATGGGAAGGACTTGTCTGGCTGGCAGAATTATGGCTCGGAAGAATGGGTTGTTGAAGATGGAGTTATTGTAGGTAAAAGTGGTCCTAAAAAGTCAGAAGGTTATTTAGCGACAGAAAAACTTTGGAAGAATTTCCGTGTTCGGGGTCAATTCAAAATGTTAGGGGAAGGCAACTATGGTCTATTTTATCATTCCAGTATCAAAATGCGTGAGGATGGTTATCCTCTTATCTCAGGTGTTCAGGTAGAGGTAGAGCCGGGCTATCCCACAAAAACAGGTTTCCTTTATGAAAGTTATAAACGTGGCTGGTTGACGGAACCGCATGTAAAAATTCCCGGTGCCTGGGCTCTTCGCAAAGGGGATTGGAACGAGATAGAAGTTAAAACGGAAGGCAATAGAACAATTTCGTGGTTGAATGGTATTAAAGTAGTTGATTTTACAGATGCTTCACCGAACTTATTTGAAGGTTTCTTCGCTTTGCAACTACATACAGGCGGTGTTGCGGGTATTCAATGGAAAGAATTATATGTACAGGGAGAACCATTACCATAAAAATAATTTAAAAATTTGTGATATTTTTTGGATTTTAGTGTATAATTTTATTACAAACCTAAAAATATCCAACCTTAAAGAAGGAGGGTGGAATATGAAAATGAATCACAAAAGTATTCGCAATTTATTTTTAATCCCTGTTGTTTGTCTTGTAATGTCCGGCTGTATAGGTGGGTGTATTGTCCTTTCAGACATCAAATTTACGACGCCTCTTATAAAAGGGGCAACCATTCCGGGAGGACCCGATGTATATGTTGATAAAGATGTTACTTTGACGAAAGTATGTGGTCAATTCGATATAGAAAAAATTAAAGAACAGGTAAAGACAGCCATAGAAAAGTTGCCGATACCTCCCGTAGCTTCCAGAATATTATTAATGTTGGTTAATAATGTTGAGATAAAAAATTTATGGATTGAAAAAATTACGATAACTGCCACAGAGGGAGATTTTTCTAAATTACAGAGTTTAACAATGAAAGTAAAAATAGGGGATCGTGAGATTGACTTTGGACAGGGCAGTTTTAGTGATGACAAAAAATCTATTGTATTTGTAAAAGACCCCAAAGTGGATATTTATCCGTATATAAAAGATTTCTCGGATGGAGGATGTGTAGAAGGAAACATCCATGTAACTGGATATAATAGTCAAACAGATATTAAGTTTGATATGGTTGCTGATGTTTCGTTAAAAATAGGGTTATAAATAAATCTTTATAAATATTTCCCTCTTATATTATATAAGATAAGTAAAGAGGAGTTTTTATGTCTGCTGAAATAGTAAAACCAAAGATTTTTGAGCAATTAAAAACGGTTATTGACCCTGATTTACATACGGATATTGTAACGGCAGGCTTTGTAAAATCTGTATCTATTACAGAGCAAGGTATTGTAGATTTAACGGTGGAACTGACGATTCCCACCTGTCCGTTGCAATCAAAATTCAAAGTGGAAATAGAACAAAAACTCCTCTCTATAGAAGGAATTAAAAAAGTAAATATACACTTTACATCACGGAAAAGGGCAGGGGTGCAAATGTCCCAGCAAAATTCCTTAAACCAGATTCACGCTGTTATTGCAATTTCTGCATGCAAAGGTGGAGTAGGAAAATCTACTATTGCTTCTTTTTTGGCACGGGCATTACAGAGGAAGGGTTTTAGGGTTGGTCTTATGGATTTGGACATTTATGGTCCATCATTACCGACACTTATGAGCCGACCGCATGCCGATGTGGCCATTATTGATGAACGAATCCTTCCTGTTGAGGTGGATAATCTTTTGACTATGTCGTTAGGTTATATTTTGGGCGATGCTCCTGCCGTATTGCGTGGACCTCTGGTATCAACATATACTTCTCAATTAATACATCAGACAGAGTGGGGACCGCTTGATTTCCTGATTATTGATTTACCACCTGGAACGGGCGATATTCAGTTAACCCTTCTTCAACAAGTAGCACTGGATGGGGCTATAATTGTTACTACACCACAAACATTATCACTGGTTGATGTTACTCGTGGGATTTTAATGTTTGAAAAGTTGCATGTTCCTGTACTGGGGGTTATAGAAAACATGTCTTACTTTGTTTGTGATAACTGCGGAAAAAAACATTTCTTGTTCGGTAATGGGACAGCGGATTTACAAGAACGATTTGGCTTACCTATATTAGCAAATATTCCCCTACTTTCCAATTTTCATGATGCTTCTACTAAAAACGCCGGGGAAGAATATAATACGATATGGGAACCTCTAATAGAGAAGATACAACACGAGATAGGCAAACGCAGAGCAAATACCTTATCTTCACCGGAAGTGCACATAAAGGAGAATGAGTTAATCATAGACTGGAAAAATGGAAAGTTTTCTGAAATTTCTTTAGCCAATCTTCGTCGAGCATGTAGATGTGCTTATTGTGTAGATGAATTAACAGGAGAGCCGTTATTAAAACCTGAAGAAGTGCCAGAAGATATAAAGATAGAAGAAATTCAGCCTTTGGGTCATTATGCTGTAAGTATATTCTGGAGTGATGGGCATACATCCAGTATATATCCTTGGGATTTCCTCAAAAATTTAGTTCCTCCGCATTCTTGATTGCCTGTGTTCTTATCATCATATATTTAAATTGGGATTAATTAGTAACAGGCTTTTAAATTTGCTCAACGCAAAACAATTCATTATTATAGGTATGTAGAATTTTTCAACTACCAAAAATCTATGGAGAAAGAGTCATGTGTTTTTGTTTTGTTATTGTTATGTTATTGTCAAACTTTTTGGTTTTTAATGTTAGTGCGGAATCACCTATGGATATAGCCCAAAAGCATAATATTGTTTATACAAAAATGCCAAAGACCTGGGATGAAGGGTTACCTTTGGGAAATGGTTCTATGGGGGCTTTAGTCTGGGGAGATGGTTCCCCATTGATTGTTTCGATTGACCGTATTGATTTATGGGATTTACGACCTGTTCCCGAATTTGAGAAGGAAGAATATCGTTTTGAAACGATGAAAAAATGGGAGAAAGAAGGACGCTATGATGATTTAATTAGTTTGTATGAAAAACCTTATGATAACCCCGGTCCAACAAAAATTCCTGCGGGAAGAATAAAAATAAATCTGCCACAGGGGAAAAATATAGAAAAAATGGAATTGCATTTAGACCGTGCGATGGTTTCAGCACATCTTACAGGGGGTGGACAAATAGAAGTATATGTCCTTTCGGATTATCCATTAGGATTTATTCGTTTGATAAATGTTCCTGATATAAGTGCCGAACTAATTGCCCCACCATTCGGAAAGCCTACAGACGACCGAAAATTGAGTAACGATGACTTGAGAATGCTGGAATATCCATCTCCACAAATGAGAAAAGAGGAGAAAGCTCAATCTTATGTGCAGGAAGGTTGGGGAGGATTTCAATTTGCAGTGTATATGGGCAAGTTAAAATTAAGTGATAATGAACAATTGATAGCATGGTCAATAATACCTTCAAGTAATGAAACAACAGAGCCGTTGTCTATTGCAGAAGAATATGTTAAAGGGGTGCTGAATAAAAATTATAAAAATTATATTCAAACACATGTTCAGTGGTGGGAAAAATATTGGAAACAGACTTATATATCAATACCAGATGATGTGATAGAAAAACGCTGGTATCACGAAACTTACAAATTTGGTGCTGCAGGAGGTGTCTATCCAATTGCCTTACAAGGCCCCTGGACAGCAGATAACGGAAAGCGACCACCATGGAAGGGAGACTACCACCATGACTTGAATACAGAGATGTCGTATTGGATAGCCTATTCGGGCAACCGATTGGAACAAGAACGATACTTTATTGAGTGGTTATGGAATATCCGTGATGAATGTTTTAAATGGACACAGAAGTTTTTTAATATGCCGGGATTGAATGTTGCCATGACAACGGATATTATTGGTAGACAAATCGGGGGTTGGCGACAATACACGCATTCTGCAACAACAGCGGCCTGGCTATCGCATCATTTCTATTGGCATTGGAAATATACCAATGATAAAAATTTTTTAGAACAGCGAGCCTATCCTTACCTGCACGATTGTGCGGTTTTTCTTGATGCGATAACGAAAGATAGTCGTTCGGCAGATGGAAAGAGAAAACTTCCGTTAAGTTCCTCTCCGGAAATTAACGATAACAAGCCTAATGCATGGTTTGATGAGTTAACCAATTACGATTTATCCCTTATTCGCTGGTTATTTACATCTACAGCCGAATTAGCAGGAATTCTTGGTAAAACAGAAGAACAAAAACAATGGTTAGCAATTGCTGAAGAATTTCCGCAACTCTGGGTTTCTGAAAAAGAAGGACTGTTAGTAGCAAAAGACTATGTATTACATCATTCTCACCGCCATTTTTCTCATTTAATGGCGATATTCCCATTAGGAATGTTAAATCCGTATGATGCCAGAGATATGGAGGTTATAAATAAATCTTTAGATTATCTTGATAAATTGGGCACTTCCCAATGGTGTGGATACAGTTTTGCATGGAAAGGTATTTTATCTGCTCGCGCAGGTAGAGTTCAGGATGCAATTCAAAACATAAAAATTTTCTCAGAAGCTTTCGTTCTACCGAATAGTTTCCATTGCAACGGAGACCAATCCGGTAAAGGGTATAGTGATTTTACATACCGTCCCTTTACATTAGAAGGAAATTTTGCATCAGGAACAGCGGTTCAGGAAATGTTATTGCAAAGTCATAATGGTTTGATACGAGTATTCCCATGTATTCCTGATGATTGGAAAGATGTATCTTTTTATCAACTTCGAGCAGAAGGAGGTTTCTTGGTTTCTGCAGAAAGGAAAGCAGGAAAGATAACAAAAGTCGTTATTCAATCGGATATAGGGACTCAATGCACGATACTTTCTCCATTTACTAATGAAAAAATGGATTTGAAATTCCAACCCGGTGAAATAAAAGAATTAACACCGCCGAAAAATTAACGAATACCTTCAAATAAACAAGAAGTAGTTAGCAACAAATTAACAGAAATATTTGCTTCATAGAAAATACAGACTTCAATATTTTTTATATGCTTACCTTTAAGACATAGGTAACAGATTATATTTTCTCTCCCAATCGTAGGGGCACGGTATACCGTGCTCCTACTTCGTTGTATGGTCTTGGGATAAAAGAATTAACCACAGAGGACACAAAGGAAACTTAACACAAAGAACACAGAGGGGTAAAGGCGAAAAAATTTTCGCCTCTACAGGATTTGTGGTAAAAATAATTTAACAGGATTTACAGGATACACAGGATTTGTATGTTACGATTGGAAGGATGAGGAACGAAAAAATACCAGAAGCGGGGACGATTCATCTGAATTATTCAAAAATAATAATGTATCATGTTTTTTCCCCATTCGTCTCATCCGTCCTATCTGTCACATTTGTCCTATTTCAAAATGGCAGTAATTTGTTCATTTGGAAAATTATCAGAAAATATGTAATCATAATCATTGTTTCGTATATCATTTCTAATTCAATCTTAAAGTAATGTAGTGGAGTTTTCTTATGCGTATACCCGAGTATGTTTATGGTAGTATTGCACCAACATTTACTGTTTTTAAGGAAGATGGTTCCCTTGACCCTGATGGGCAAATGCGTTTGCTCGAATATATGTTAAAGAAAGGTTCTATTTCTGCGTTTTTTATTCGTTCGGGCATGGGACAGATGTATGCCTTTTCCTTTGAAGAAGTAAAACAATTAGCAGAAATTGCCTGTAAGGTAGTAAAAGGGCATTCGGCAGTGCTTATTGGATGTAGTGGCATTTGGGACCGTAATTATGACCGTCGTCCTGACCCCCAGAAATATATTCAACAGGCGATTGAATTAAGTCGTTTTTCGGAAGGAATAGGTGCGGATGGTGTGGTTTTATCTGTCCCTGAAGCATTATTTCCTAAAGACAATGAAACCCTTGCAGATGTGATATATTATTATTTTGAAACGGTCTGTTCGGCTGTAAAAATCCCCGTTTTATTTTATCAACCCCCTGGCACAAAGCCTGAATATTGTTTAAAACCTGAATTATTAAAAAAACTTGCGAAGATAGATAATCTTGTTGCTGGGAAGGTTTCCGTTGCTGATGGCGGTTATTTGTTCGACTTAGCCCGTGCTGTACGAGATGAAAATTTTTCATTAATTGTCGGGAATGAGACCGTATTTTATGCTGGGCTTATGTTAGGTTGTCGTGCATGTATAGGTCAGGGAACCAGTCTGAACCCCCAAATAATCAATGCTATGGTACAACGATATGAAAAGGGCGATATAGAAGGGTGTATGCAAGCACAAGAGGATGTAAATCTGCTTGTGAGAAAATGTCCAAATGCAGTAGAATTTTTCAAACGCTATATTACGGAACAGGGCTATCCTGTAAATGAATGTCCTCGGACAATTGAAAATAATCCCTATTTTGAAAATCGAGAAAGGTTGTCTGTTCAGGAATATGAAACATTCAAGCAAATTTATGAAAGTATCCTTGCAAAATATTAAAGCCAATAGTATTTGAGGTGTCATTATGTTAACAGATAATATTCTTGACTTAATCGGAAATACACCCCTTATTCAATTAAAGGGCGAGCATATTTTCGCAAAAGCAGAATTTTTAAATCCCGGAGGAAGTATCAAAGACCGTGTAGCGTTAGCCATGTTAGAAGGGGCTGAACGTAATGGTAAGCTGAAGCCCGGTTGTGTTATTGTTGAACCGACCTCCGGCAATACAGGAATTGGTATTACATTAGTAGGCCGATTGAAAGGGTATCGTGTTTGTATTGTTATGCCCGAAAATATGAGTGCGGAACGGAAAAAATTGATTAAGGCTCTTGGAGGGGAACTTATCCTGACCCCGGCAGAGGAGAGTATTATGGGAGCGGTCAACAAGGTTAAGGAAATTCAAGCAAGCGACCCCAATGTTTTCGTCCCTCAACAATTTGAAAATCCAGACAATCCCCGTGTCCATTATGAAGAGACGGCTCGTGAACTCTGGCGACAAACAGGCGGAAATATTGATTGTTTTGTAGCAGGAGTGGGTAGTGGAGGAACTTTGCAAGGAGTGGGTAAATTTTTGAAGGAACATAAGCCTGATGTTCGAATTGTTGCCGTAGAGCCGAAAAATGTTTCTGCTTTATTGGGACATGAGCCGGGTTTACATCAAATTCAGGGTATTGGAGATGGTTTCATCCCGCCGATACTGGATGTTTCCATGGTTGATGAAGTTGTAGAGGTAACGGATGAAGATGCTATCGAAACAACGCGTGCGTTAGGACGGGATTATGGACTTCTGGTTGGGATTTCCTCCGG contains:
- a CDS encoding leucyl aminopeptidase; translation: MKISVIHPQSTMDWNWNSALLIPVYENNLPVECSLLSEEQELTVQAMIDRDLFHGKENEVLFVSFINAPFAGTILVGLGPQDKITSEKIRRISAKVIECSKANKIKELVCDWSNILSEHINPFIEGIMLCQYNFEQYKSSDFTQKEKPTEITHITFIVSKDNDISERSNQCYKTVIICDAVTMARSLICSPANKLTPQFFADFAQDICQKTQIKTYILNKNSLEEQGLNSILAVGKGSKNDPLLLVLEYNLNSTSKKPIALIGKGVTFDTGGICLKPRDDMHEMRYDMAGAGVVLGTINALAEIKSDVPVVGIIPLVENMPGGSALLPGDIIKTYSGKTVEVLNTDAEGRLILADAISYAQKNYSPQQIIDVATLTGGCIIALGHYSAGLLCNNDELSEELIKAGEKTGERLWKLPLWEDYDKLIQSDFADIANIGPKSEASTIVGGVFLKQFVEGDTPWAHIDIAGTAWGVKHIPYWDSKYPTGYGIRLLTHWLLNK
- the miaB gene encoding tRNA (N6-isopentenyl adenosine(37)-C2)-methylthiotransferase MiaB, which encodes MEHVYIKTFGCQMNEHDSARIVAIVDQLGFATTDTPEKAHLILINTCSVRKNPENKVYSLLGTLRPIKKKRPETIIAVCGCVAQQEGDNILEREPTVDLVIGPDHYFELPELIERVRRGERICVTHRTYPKPPVFDFIPNEWLEKGHREGIKAYIAISKGCNNACSFCIVPRTRGREVYRTPENILQEVQSTVAEGIREIWLLGQNVNAYKFRPDYSFVQLLRDVSNIDNLWRIRFTSPHPYDWSKELSDLIAERRNIARHIHLPLQSGSNRILKLMRRKHTIEQYIEHIEYLHEKVPDIEISTDLIVGFSTETEEDFQETLKVVEQVKFSQIYPFKYSPRPNTHAEKLGDTVPRKVKEERLAQLIELQEKINQSAMEQLIHTEQEVLIEEKHPRNRNFWNGRTNSYRSITVSGDNLNIGDLISARVIGFRGHWLEAEYLKTLKNSPLTNPINRRDVL
- a CDS encoding NAD-dependent epimerase/dehydratase family protein; the encoded protein is MRVLITGGAGFIGSHLCEFLIQRGDNVIVLDNLSTGKFENIEHIRGVECIIDSTLNQDIVHDLVKDVDMVFHLAATVGVNLVINNPIQTIVNNIRGTETVLEETCRYRRPLLITSTSEVYGKSMKEVFEEEDDQIIGPPHRHRWCYAASKAIDEFLALAYWKEKRHPVYIVRLFNIVGPRQTGQYGMVLPNFITQALKGEPLRVFGDGQQTRSFAYVGDIVPALVQIIERPDLCGRVFNLGNNKSVRIIDLAHKVIELTKSPSTIQLIPYAEAYPEGYEDMRHRVPCLKKIQQAIGYTPQTSLENIILKVAEHIQKKLKSG
- a CDS encoding cold shock domain-containing protein; this translates as MDQVVSTSSGIRYVGKVKWFNDRKGYGFIINELGEDIFVHHTEIRMRGFRTLREGEKITFELVQGPKGLLAKNVSRVRM
- a CDS encoding DUF1080 domain-containing protein, encoding MGSFILMMSLTMFTQVSDWVSLIENNTLDGWKPLGGEWTIQDGIIKGKLTKTPAEKDKQVNIWLLYTKKEFADFEFECEFRTLNPINGGIQFRTQWLPLLPVPENVPLEQVKYDCYGYQANIETRERFGTGRIIEENGRGLLAEPARDAVMTLKQRDWNRMKVVAVGPKIEVYLHDVLAATIEDDNYIKGYILLQVRADEVIPETAEIEYRNIRIKDLGRSGEWQCLFNGKDLSGWQNYGSEEWVVEDGVIVGKSGPKKSEGYLATEKLWKNFRVRGQFKMLGEGNYGLFYHSSIKMREDGYPLISGVQVEVEPGYPTKTGFLYESYKRGWLTEPHVKIPGAWALRKGDWNEIEVKTEGNRTISWLNGIKVVDFTDASPNLFEGFFALQLHTGGVAGIQWKELYVQGEPLP
- a CDS encoding P-loop NTPase; amino-acid sequence: MSAEIVKPKIFEQLKTVIDPDLHTDIVTAGFVKSVSITEQGIVDLTVELTIPTCPLQSKFKVEIEQKLLSIEGIKKVNIHFTSRKRAGVQMSQQNSLNQIHAVIAISACKGGVGKSTIASFLARALQRKGFRVGLMDLDIYGPSLPTLMSRPHADVAIIDERILPVEVDNLLTMSLGYILGDAPAVLRGPLVSTYTSQLIHQTEWGPLDFLIIDLPPGTGDIQLTLLQQVALDGAIIVTTPQTLSLVDVTRGILMFEKLHVPVLGVIENMSYFVCDNCGKKHFLFGNGTADLQERFGLPILANIPLLSNFHDASTKNAGEEYNTIWEPLIEKIQHEIGKRRANTLSSPEVHIKENELIIDWKNGKFSEISLANLRRACRCAYCVDELTGEPLLKPEEVPEDIKIEEIQPLGHYAVSIFWSDGHTSSIYPWDFLKNLVPPHS
- a CDS encoding glycoside hydrolase N-terminal domain-containing protein, translating into MCFCFVIVMLLSNFLVFNVSAESPMDIAQKHNIVYTKMPKTWDEGLPLGNGSMGALVWGDGSPLIVSIDRIDLWDLRPVPEFEKEEYRFETMKKWEKEGRYDDLISLYEKPYDNPGPTKIPAGRIKINLPQGKNIEKMELHLDRAMVSAHLTGGGQIEVYVLSDYPLGFIRLINVPDISAELIAPPFGKPTDDRKLSNDDLRMLEYPSPQMRKEEKAQSYVQEGWGGFQFAVYMGKLKLSDNEQLIAWSIIPSSNETTEPLSIAEEYVKGVLNKNYKNYIQTHVQWWEKYWKQTYISIPDDVIEKRWYHETYKFGAAGGVYPIALQGPWTADNGKRPPWKGDYHHDLNTEMSYWIAYSGNRLEQERYFIEWLWNIRDECFKWTQKFFNMPGLNVAMTTDIIGRQIGGWRQYTHSATTAAWLSHHFYWHWKYTNDKNFLEQRAYPYLHDCAVFLDAITKDSRSADGKRKLPLSSSPEINDNKPNAWFDELTNYDLSLIRWLFTSTAELAGILGKTEEQKQWLAIAEEFPQLWVSEKEGLLVAKDYVLHHSHRHFSHLMAIFPLGMLNPYDARDMEVINKSLDYLDKLGTSQWCGYSFAWKGILSARAGRVQDAIQNIKIFSEAFVLPNSFHCNGDQSGKGYSDFTYRPFTLEGNFASGTAVQEMLLQSHNGLIRVFPCIPDDWKDVSFYQLRAEGGFLVSAERKAGKITKVVIQSDIGTQCTILSPFTNEKMDLKFQPGEIKELTPPKN